From one Electrophorus electricus isolate fEleEle1 chromosome 20, fEleEle1.pri, whole genome shotgun sequence genomic stretch:
- the cnbpb gene encoding CCHC-type zinc finger, nucleic acid binding protein b: protein MSSNECFGCGRTGHWIKNCPNAGRGRGKGRGRGKDLFCYRCGEPGHVARDCERTEDACYNCGRGGHISRDCKEPKKEREQVCYNCGKAGHVARDCDHANEQKCYSCGGFGHIQKGCEKVKCYRCGEIGHVAVQCSKASEVNCYNCGKSGHLAKECTIEATA, encoded by the exons ATGAGTAGCAACGAGTGTTTTGGGTGTGGCCGCACAGGCCATTGGATCAAGAACTGTCCGAATGCTGGCCGTGGGCGGGGCAAAGGTCGTGGGAGGGGAAAAG ATCTTTTCTGTTATCGCTGTGGTGAGCCAGGCCATGTTGCAAGAGACTGTGAAAGAACAGAAGATG CCTGCTACAACTGTGGCAGGGGAGGCCATATCTCCAGAGACTGCAAGGAGCCCAAGAAGGAGCGGGAGCAGGTCTGCTACAACTGTGGTAAAGCTGGGCACGTGGCACGTGACTGTGACCATGCCAACGAACAAAAGTGTTACTCCTGTGGAGGCTTTGGGCACATCCAGAAAGGCTGCGAGAAGGTCAAATGCTACAG GTGTGGTGAGATTGGCCATGTTGCCGTCCAGTGCAGCAAAGCAAGTGAGGTCAACTGCTACAACTGTGGCAAATCTGGGCACCTGGCGAAAGAGTGCACCATTGAGGCCACTGCCTAA
- the isy1 gene encoding pre-mRNA-splicing factor ISY1 homolog — protein sequence MARNAEKAMTALARFRQAQLEEGKVKERRPFLASECNELPKAEKWRRQIISEISKKVAQIQNAGLGEFKIRDLNDEINKLLREKGHWEVRIKELGGPDYARVGPKMLDHEGKEVPGNRGYKYFGAAKDLPGVRELFEKEPVPPPRKTRAELMKDIDAEYYGYRDEDDGVLIPLEQEYEKQAMAEAIEKWKADKEARLVCGGTKDTEEEEEYIYAVKEDEQSDDEMREQMEGEDGAQTFIAHVPVPSQKEIEEALVRRKKMELLQKYASESLMAQSEEAKALLGL from the exons ATG GCTCGAAATGCAGAAAAGGCCAT GACGGCCTTGGCCAGGTTTCGTCAGGCCCAACTTGAAGAAGGAAAAGTCAAG GAAAGACGCCCTTTTCTTGCCTCTGAATGCAATGAGTTGCCTAAAGCAGAGAAATGGCGTCGGCAG ATCATCAGTGAAATTTCAAAGAAGGTGGCACAGATCCAGAATG CTGGTTTAGGGGAATTTAAGATTCGTGATCTGAATGATGAAATCAACAAGCTTCTCAGAGAGAAGGGTCACTGGGAGGTCAGAATCAAAGAATTGGGAGGCCCTGATTATGCG AGAGTAGGACCAAAGATGCTTGACCATGAGGGCAAAGAGGTCCCTGGAAACAGAGGCTACAAATATTTTGGTGCTGCAAAAGACCTGCCTGGAGTAAGAGAACTATTTGAAAAAGAAC CTGTCCCACCACCCAGAAAAACACGGGctgagctgatgaaggacatcgATGCTGAATATTATGGCTACCGGGACGAGGACGATGGGGTTTTAATACCTTTAGAGCAAGAGTATGAGAAACAAG CGATGGCAGAGGCCATTGAGAAATGGAAGGCAGATAAAGAAGCCCGTTTAGTGTGTGGAGGGACCAAAGAcacagaagaagaggaagaataCATATACGCAGTCAAAGAAGATGAG CAATCCGATGACGAGATGAGGGAACAGATGGAGGGGGAGGATGGAGCACAAACCTTTATAGCTCATGTGCCTGTGCCGTCACAGAAAGAG ATCGAAGAAGCTTTGGTCAGACGCAAGAAGATGGAGCTCCTGCAGAAGTACGCCAGCGAAAGCCTAATGGCCCAGAGCGAGGAAGCCAAAGCGCTGCTTGGCCTGTAG
- the zgc:77375 gene encoding haloacid dehalogenase-like hydrolase domain-containing 5, with the protein MKALGLVFRSRNCLVSRLVQVTALAQSASTSSTNKPRFGLLFDIDGVLVRGKTPIPAAKKAFRKLVDSNGQFVIPVVFVTNAGNCLRQKKANQLSHILDVPISQDQVVMSHSPLRMFRKYHDKCVLVSGQGPVLDIAKNLGFTKVISIDMLRESFPLLDMVDHNRRPKLPSSPIVNRPIIEAVILFGEPIRWETNLQLIIDVLLTNGNLSNTFETSHSSHLPLLACNMDLLWMAEAQSPRFGHGTFMVCLENIYKKITGKELKYEALMGKPSELTYHYAEYLIREQAVQRGWRAPVTTLYAVGDNLMTDIYGANLYNRYLEERLTRKNAKTLVQVATGTGVPSQVAQDMDVDGSWETELASPSATSCKSILVCTGVYNPHTEVPRAASQCLKQTVFHGHRDFHIDPALVEPGSIIRDVDDAVELIFEMEKFVTLV; encoded by the exons ATGAAGGCCTTGGGTTTAGTGTTTAGATCGAGGAACTGCCTTGTTTCCCGGCTCGTCCAAGTGACTGCGCTGGCACAAAGCGCCTCCACATCGTCTACCAACAAG ccAAGGTTTGGCTTGCTGTTTGACATTGATGGCGTCTTGGTTCGTGGAAAGACTCCTATCCCAGCAGCTAAGAAAGCCTTCCGGAAGCTGGTGGATTCCAATGGTCAATTTGTCATCCCCGTCGTTTTTGTCACAAACGCTGGGAACTGCCTGCGGCAGAAGAAAGCTAATCAGCTGTCTCACATTTTGGACGTTCCA ATATCCCAGGATCAAGTTGTGATGTCTCACAGCCCTTTAAGAATGTTCAGGAAATATCATGACAAGTGTGTTCTGGTATCAGGTCAAGGACCAGTGCTGGACATTGCCAAAAA CTTGGGCTTTACCAAGGTGATCAGTATAGACATGCTAAGAGAATCCTTTCCTCTGCTGGACATGGTGGACCACAACAGACGCCCAAAGCTGCCA tccTCTCCTATTGTGAACCGCCCTATAATTGAAG CTGTGATACTTTTTGGGGAACCCATTCGATGGGAAACCAACCTACAGCTGATTATTGATGTTTTGCTGACCAATGGGAATCTGAGTAATACATTTGAGACCTCCCACTCCTCCCACCTGCCACTCTTAGCCTGTAACATGGACCTCTTGTGGATGGCAGAAGCACAGTCACCACG ATTTGGTCACGGAACATTCATGGTGTGCCTGGAGAACATCTACAAGAAGATCACAGGCAAGGAGCTGAAATATGAGGCCCTAATGGGGAAGCCCAGTGAGCTGACCTACCATTATGCCGAGTACCTCATCAGAGAACAGGCTGTACAGAGAGGCTGGCGAGCGCCTGTCACAACCCTGTATGCTGTTGG GGACAACCTCATGACTGACATCTATGGTGCCAACCTTTATAATCGTTACCTTGAGGAACGGCTGACCAGGAAGAATGCTAAGACACTGGTACAGGTGGCAACAGGCACTGGAGTGCCGTCACAGGTCGCCCAGGACATGGATGTAGATGGCAGCTGGGAGACCGAGCTGGCCTCCCCTTCTGCCACCTCCTGCAAGTCTATCCTGGTGTGCACTGGGGTGTACAACCCACACACTGAGGTGCCCAGGGCTGCCAGCCAGTGCCTCAAACAGACCGTCTTCCATGGGCACCGGGACTTCCACATCGACCCAGCCCTAGTGGAGCCGGGCAGCATTATCCGGGATGTGGACGATGCCGTTGAGCTCATCTTCGAGATGGAGAAGTTTGTGACACTTGTGTAG
- the rab43 gene encoding ras-related protein Rab-43 isoform X1 produces the protein MSMLDSDDSYDFVFKIVLVGDVGVGKTCVVQRFKTGIFIERQGNTIGVDFTMKTMEIQGKRVKVGSLAVITIFFPVIYAVELQIWDTAGQERFRTITQSYYRSTNGAIITYDITKKASFMSVPKWMEDVKKYGGSNIAPLLIGNKSDLTDQRDVSFEEAQTMARQLDFMSVIETSAKDSSNVDEAFNKMASELMLRHGGPMFNDSASDSFKLNSKDVISEGWGCGC, from the exons ATGTCAATGCTGGATTCTGATGACAGTTACGATTTCGTCTTCAAAATAGTTTTAGTTGGCGATGTCGGTGTTGGTAAAACTTGTGTTGTTCAGCGTTTTAAGACGGGCATATTTATCGAAAGGCAGGGAAACACGATCGGAGTGGATTTTACCATGAAAACAATGGAAATTCAGGGTAAAAGAGTAAAGGTTGGTTCGCTGGCGGTGataaccattttttttcccgTCATTTATGCTGTTGAG CTGCAGATCTGGGATACAGCTGGACAGGAGAGGTTTCGAACCATCACTCAGAGCTATTACCGCAGTACCAATGGCGCCATCATCACCTATGACATCACCAAGAAGGCCTCTTTTATGTCTGTGCCCAAGTGGATGGAAGATGTCAAGAAATACGGTGGCTCTAACATTGCTCCCCTTTTAATAG GTAATAAATCAGACCTGACTGACCAGCGTGACGTTTCCTTTGAGGAGGCTCAGACTATGGCTCGCCAGTTGGACTTCATGAGTGTCATTGAAACATCCGCCAAGGACTCTAGCAATGTGGATGAAGCGTTTAACAAAATGGCGAGTGAGCTAATGTTGAGACATGGTGGGCCCATGTTCAACGACAGTGCATCCGACAGCTTCAAACTGAACAGCAAAGATGTAATCAGTGAGGGCTGGGGTTGTGGTTGTTGA
- the rab43 gene encoding ras-related protein Rab-43 isoform X4, with protein sequence MSMLDSDDSYDFVFKIVLVGDVGVGKTCVVQRFKTGIFIERQGNTIGVDFTMKTMEIQGKRVKIWDTAGQERFRTITQSYYRSTNGAIITYDITKKASFMSVPKWMEDVKKYGGSNIAPLLIGNKSDLTDQRDVSFEEAQTMARQLDFMSVIETSAKDSSNVDEAFNKMASELMLRHGGPMFNDSASDSFKLNSKDVISEGWGCGC encoded by the exons ATGTCAATGCTGGATTCTGATGACAGTTACGATTTCGTCTTCAAAATAGTTTTAGTTGGCGATGTCGGTGTTGGTAAAACTTGTGTTGTTCAGCGTTTTAAGACGGGCATATTTATCGAAAGGCAGGGAAACACGATCGGAGTGGATTTTACCATGAAAACAATGGAAATTCAGGGTAAAAGAGTAAAG ATCTGGGATACAGCTGGACAGGAGAGGTTTCGAACCATCACTCAGAGCTATTACCGCAGTACCAATGGCGCCATCATCACCTATGACATCACCAAGAAGGCCTCTTTTATGTCTGTGCCCAAGTGGATGGAAGATGTCAAGAAATACGGTGGCTCTAACATTGCTCCCCTTTTAATAG GTAATAAATCAGACCTGACTGACCAGCGTGACGTTTCCTTTGAGGAGGCTCAGACTATGGCTCGCCAGTTGGACTTCATGAGTGTCATTGAAACATCCGCCAAGGACTCTAGCAATGTGGATGAAGCGTTTAACAAAATGGCGAGTGAGCTAATGTTGAGACATGGTGGGCCCATGTTCAACGACAGTGCATCCGACAGCTTCAAACTGAACAGCAAAGATGTAATCAGTGAGGGCTGGGGTTGTGGTTGTTGA
- the rab43 gene encoding ras-related protein Rab-43 isoform X2 has protein sequence MSMLDSDDSYDFVFKIVLVGDVGVGKTCVVQRFKTGIFIERQGNTIGVDFTMKTMEIQGKRVKVGSLAVITIFFPVIYAVEIWDTAGQERFRTITQSYYRSTNGAIITYDITKKASFMSVPKWMEDVKKYGGSNIAPLLIGNKSDLTDQRDVSFEEAQTMARQLDFMSVIETSAKDSSNVDEAFNKMASELMLRHGGPMFNDSASDSFKLNSKDVISEGWGCGC, from the exons ATGTCAATGCTGGATTCTGATGACAGTTACGATTTCGTCTTCAAAATAGTTTTAGTTGGCGATGTCGGTGTTGGTAAAACTTGTGTTGTTCAGCGTTTTAAGACGGGCATATTTATCGAAAGGCAGGGAAACACGATCGGAGTGGATTTTACCATGAAAACAATGGAAATTCAGGGTAAAAGAGTAAAGGTTGGTTCGCTGGCGGTGataaccattttttttcccgTCATTTATGCTGTTGAG ATCTGGGATACAGCTGGACAGGAGAGGTTTCGAACCATCACTCAGAGCTATTACCGCAGTACCAATGGCGCCATCATCACCTATGACATCACCAAGAAGGCCTCTTTTATGTCTGTGCCCAAGTGGATGGAAGATGTCAAGAAATACGGTGGCTCTAACATTGCTCCCCTTTTAATAG GTAATAAATCAGACCTGACTGACCAGCGTGACGTTTCCTTTGAGGAGGCTCAGACTATGGCTCGCCAGTTGGACTTCATGAGTGTCATTGAAACATCCGCCAAGGACTCTAGCAATGTGGATGAAGCGTTTAACAAAATGGCGAGTGAGCTAATGTTGAGACATGGTGGGCCCATGTTCAACGACAGTGCATCCGACAGCTTCAAACTGAACAGCAAAGATGTAATCAGTGAGGGCTGGGGTTGTGGTTGTTGA
- the rab43 gene encoding ras-related protein Rab-43 isoform X3 has protein sequence MSMLDSDDSYDFVFKIVLVGDVGVGKTCVVQRFKTGIFIERQGNTIGVDFTMKTMEIQGKRVKLQIWDTAGQERFRTITQSYYRSTNGAIITYDITKKASFMSVPKWMEDVKKYGGSNIAPLLIGNKSDLTDQRDVSFEEAQTMARQLDFMSVIETSAKDSSNVDEAFNKMASELMLRHGGPMFNDSASDSFKLNSKDVISEGWGCGC, from the exons ATGTCAATGCTGGATTCTGATGACAGTTACGATTTCGTCTTCAAAATAGTTTTAGTTGGCGATGTCGGTGTTGGTAAAACTTGTGTTGTTCAGCGTTTTAAGACGGGCATATTTATCGAAAGGCAGGGAAACACGATCGGAGTGGATTTTACCATGAAAACAATGGAAATTCAGGGTAAAAGAGTAAAG CTGCAGATCTGGGATACAGCTGGACAGGAGAGGTTTCGAACCATCACTCAGAGCTATTACCGCAGTACCAATGGCGCCATCATCACCTATGACATCACCAAGAAGGCCTCTTTTATGTCTGTGCCCAAGTGGATGGAAGATGTCAAGAAATACGGTGGCTCTAACATTGCTCCCCTTTTAATAG GTAATAAATCAGACCTGACTGACCAGCGTGACGTTTCCTTTGAGGAGGCTCAGACTATGGCTCGCCAGTTGGACTTCATGAGTGTCATTGAAACATCCGCCAAGGACTCTAGCAATGTGGATGAAGCGTTTAACAAAATGGCGAGTGAGCTAATGTTGAGACATGGTGGGCCCATGTTCAACGACAGTGCATCCGACAGCTTCAAACTGAACAGCAAAGATGTAATCAGTGAGGGCTGGGGTTGTGGTTGTTGA